Proteins encoded in a region of the Vitis riparia cultivar Riparia Gloire de Montpellier isolate 1030 chromosome 7, EGFV_Vit.rip_1.0, whole genome shotgun sequence genome:
- the LOC117919371 gene encoding protein HUA2-LIKE 2-like encodes MAPSRRKGSGKAAAAAAASRRKWKVGDLVLAKVKGFPAWPATVSEPEKWGYSADWRKVLVYFFGTKQIAFCNPADVEEFTEEKKESLLTKRQGKGADFVRAVQEIVDSYEELKKQDQVDDFNSANDVAVTNSENLVDSSSNSGLKDQPEAPTVAVNSRLKTSYSAEDRSEPNLPIENAAAVTQIDGLHDGEALSQEPNDNMVVSETPTLATYSSRRRLGGMRLQTCTTQRRTSSARISRSLSRVDSCRFQNLIMPSNDGGKNSEDVATNGTRNGSLRRNKRIRKSPEASEWLDVDSPNFVLNGSVEDNGSEIVTAESDTLSFNEGSTIESGCRPEHSESVEGLEGDIELSKRFDLQTKAVVTKKRRKPNRKRVTNDTPDSVRQDNGAGLEVSVQRSGLNSENVCEISNERFSKEDGDEHLPLVKRARVRMGKPSSTVEALDNLVRVEEKSPMEVPLNLLEQVCTPSNCDDYDVISRTSPVVKGCLDNSLLSNDDIQLAEDDTHLLTVKKNQPLGRSVDGEAALPPSKRLHRALEAMSANAAEDGQTCVSSTKGYPQMSMENIAENGLRVENVDSHGNGLDVEIVDFHGNDASEEAKVVLPMNLSTMISEETTKSSLQIGICNQPGENSDSLKDESCKDMFIEAVVADGKDVNGSSICAYTTKTLVVGQSPKHPDRKHPSSVSNQGSLDQLLHPKDETRSGNCDLINRRAEKPDGGLDNLGHIGMVSGPGSKADEIPKVSPQNCTNTPLCDVKDNCHENTEPVKHPQDENIQINSMCKAVKEGEHDPTQKEMNAPPSPTSVKDVMADVQGTQHLSHSASVSDEHLDDKDVSGDRLSLSPTDGVYSTARASLPNTLTCPMSTSDNSTSLQNNGCCSPGVHLHQEKTICSFDANEESKFESTVTHRPKSMGKWSNSAEASAALTSFEAMLGTLTRTKESIGRATRVAIDCAKFGIAAKVVEILARNLENEASLHKRVDLFFLVDSITQCSRGLKGDVGGIYPSAIQSALPRLLSAAAPPGSAAQENRRQCLKVLRLWLERRILPESIVRHHMRDLDSLSGSSCTSSFSRRLSRTERAFNDPIREMEGMFVDEYGSNSSFQLPGFCMPRMLKDEDEGSDSDGGSFEAVTPERNSETPEVREATPTAEKHRHILEDVDGELEMEDVAPSCEVEMSSARDVSGINNAHNSHQFEPQFPLSYAPPLPNDVPPSSPPLPTSPPPPPPPPPPPSLPLPPSAISDPFTHDGDSKVYVGTHNIQDNLQQSVVQQSVAPRINSSISEAVHYQAPESRDIQMQMQMPDSANSSGFRNFPGSHHPMRPANNVHQMDGANLHNRNYHLRPPHSAPSNQFSYVQADQRVQSRREPPPPYPNRFHGGQNMEPGNFYNDHDGMKLAPHEFGENWRFSGPGFHGPSYPDKAKMTYSHSHPPYNGPPCEPTRIPNQWWPCPPRPMNHRNSVPIRPTPSEGAIPVASRGPNYWRPR; translated from the exons ATGGCGCCAAGTCGCAGAAAAGGTTCAGGTAAAGCCGCGGCGGCGGCCGCTGCCTCTCGGCGGAAATGGAAGGTCGGCGATCTTGTCCTCGCCAAGGTCAAGGGTTTTCCTGCATGGCCTGCTACG GTAAGCGAACCGGAGAAGTGGGGTTACTCAGCTGATTGGAGGAAAGTACTCGTCTACTTCTTTGGAACCAAACAAAT AGCCTTCTGCAACCCTGCTGATGTTGAGGAGTTtacagaagagaaaaaagaatctcTTCTTACCAAACGTCAGGGAAAAGGTGCTGATTTTGTTCGTGCAGTACAGGAGATTGTTGATAGTTATGAGGAGTTGAAGAAACAGGATCAAGTTGATGATTTTAACTCTGCCAATGATGTTGCTGTGACAAATAGTGAGAATTTAGTGGACTCATCATCTAATTCTGGGTTGAAGGATCAGCCTGAAGCCCCCACAGTAGCAGTCAATTCAAGATTAAAAACTTCATATTCTGCTGAGGATAGAAGTGAACCAAACCTTCCAATTGAAAATGCTGCAGCTGTGACACAAATAGATGGTTTGCATGATGGAGAGGCATTATCTCAAGAGCCTAATGATAATATGGTGGTTTCAGAAACACCAACTTTGGCTACTTACTCTTCAAGAAGGCGACTTGGGGGTATGCGACTACAAACATGCACTACACAGAGGAGGACATCATCAGCTCGAATTTCTAGAAGTTTATCAAGGGTGGATTCCTGTAGATTCCAGAATCTCATAATGCCTTCTAATGATGGTGGAAAGAATTCTGAGGATGTAGCCACTAATGGAACTAGGAATGGATCTTTGAGAAGGAACAAAAGAATCCGAAAGTCACCAGAAGCATCTGAATGGCTTGATGTGGATTCAcctaattttgttttgaatggtAGTGTTGAAGACAATGGTTCTGAAATCGTCACTGCTGAGTCTGACACCCTTAGTTTTAACGAAGGCAGTACTATAGAGTCTGGTTGTAGACCTGAGCACTCTGAGTCTGTTGAAGGTTTGGAGGGAGATATTGAGTTGAGCAAAAGGTTTGATCTCCAAACAAAGGCTGTTGTCACCAAGAAGAGAAGGAAACCAAATAGAAAGCGGGTTACTAACGATACACCAGATTCTGTTAGACAAGACAATGGGGCAGGTTTAGAGGTAAGTGTGCAGAGAAGTGGATTAAATTCAGAAAATGTATGTGAAATATCGAATGAAAGATTTTCCAAAGAAGATGGTGATGAGCACCTGCCATTGGTGAAACGAGCTAGGGTTCGAATGGGTAAACCATCATCTACAGTGGAGGCGCTTGATAACCTTGTTCGCGTAGAAGAGAAATCCCCAATGGAGGTTCCATTGAATCTGTTGGAACAGGTTTGCACACCCTCAAATTGTGATGATTATGATGTTATTAGCAGGACCTCACCTGTGGTGAAAGGGTGTCTGGATAATTCATTACTTTCAAATGATGATATTCAACTTGCAGAGGATGATACTCATCTTTTGACAGTTAAGAAGAACCAACCACTCGGTCGTTCTGTGGATGGTGAAGCTGCTTTACCTCCGTCTAAACGACTACATCGTGCTCTAGAAGCTATGTCTGCCAATGCTGCTGAGGATGGTCAAACTTGTGTTTCTTCTACAAAGGGATACCCTCAGATGAGCATGGAAAATATAGCAGAAAATGGTTTGCGTGTAGAGAATGTAGACTCTCATGGGAATGGTTTGGATGTAGAGATTGTAGACTTCCATGGCAACGATGCTTCTGAGGAAGCTAAGGTTGTCTTGCCTATGAATTTAAGCACAATGATTTCAGAGGAAACTACAAAATCTTCTTTACAAATAGGCATTTGTAATCAACCAGGTGAAAATTCTGATAGCCTCAAGGATGAGTCCTGCAAAGATATGTTTATAGAAGCTGTAGTGGCTGATGGTAAAGATGTTAATGGGTCGTCTATCTGTGCTTATACAACTAAGACTTTGGTTGTTGGCCAGAGCCCAAAACATCCTGACAGAAAGCATCCTAGTTCTGTATCCAATCAAGGTTCACTAGATCAGTTGTTGCATCCAAAGGACGAAACGAGAAGTGGAAATTGTGATTTGATCAACAGGAGAGCAGAAAAACCTGATGGAGGACTTGATAATTTAGGACATATTGGGATGGTTTCAGGTCCTGGTTCCAAGGCTGATGAAATTCCTAAAGTTTCACCTCAAAATTGTACCAACACGCCTCTCTGCGATGTAAAGGATAACTGTCATGAAAATACTGAGCCTGTGAAGCATCCACAAGAtgagaacatccaaattaataGCAT GTGTAAGGCTGTGAAAGAAGGCGAACATGACCCAACACAGAAGGAAATGAATGCTCCTCCATCTCCAACTTCAGTGAAGGATGTGATGGCTGATGTTCAGGGCACACAACATTTATCTCATTCTGCTTCTGTTTCTGATGAACACCTGGATGATAAGGATGTCTCAGGTGACCGGTTAAGTTTATCTCCAACTGATGGAGTATATTCTACTGCTCGGGCCTCTCTGCCCAATACCTTAACATGCCCTATGTCTACCTCAGATAATAGTACTTCTCTTCAGAATAATGGTTGTTGTAGTCCTGGTGTTCATTTACATCAAGAGAAAACTATATGTTCATTTGATGCTAATGAAGAAAGTAAATTTGAATCAACGGTTACCCATAGACCAAAATCCATGGGCAAGTGGAGTAATTCTGCAGAAGCAAGTGCTGCTCTAACATCCTTTGAGGCCATGCTAGGAACACTAACAAGGACAAAGGAGAGCATAGGTCGAGCAACACGCGTTGCCATTGACTGTGCAAAGTTCGGCATTGCGGCCAAG GTGGTGGAAATTCTGGCCCGTAACTTGGAAAATGAGGCAAGCTTGCACAAAAGGGTGGACTTGTTCTTTCTTGTGGATTCTATTACCCAATGCTCTCGAGGTTTGAAAG GTGATGTTGGAGGAATATACCCTTCAGCTATCCAATCAGCTTTGCCACGTTTGTTGTCAGCTGCTGCTCCTCCTGGAAGTGCCGCTCAAGAAAACCGTAGGCAATGTCTAAAG GTTTTGAGGCTTTGGCTGGAAAGAAGGATCCTTCCAGAATCCATTGTTCGTCATCATATGCGAGATCTTGATTCCCTTAGTGGTTCATCTTGTACTAGTTCCTTTTCTAGACGCCTGTCAAGAACAGAAAGGGCTTTCAATGATCCTATCAGAGAAATGGAGGGCATGTTTGTTGATGAATATGGAAG CAATTCAAGTTTTCAGCTTCCGGGTTTCTGTATGCCCCGCATGCTCAAGGATGAAGATGAGGGAAGTGATTCTGATGGAGGGAGTTTTGAAGCTGTTACTCCTGAACGTAATTCTGAAACCCCTGAAGTGCGGGAAGCAACCCCCACAGCTGAAAAGCATAGACATATTTTAGAAGATGTTGACGGTGAGCTTGAAATGGAAGATGTGGCTCCTTCCTGTGAAGTTGAAATGAGTTCAGCCAGGGATGTTAGTGGAATCAACAACGCACATAATTCACATCAATTTGAACCACAGTTTCCACTTTCATATGCCCCTCCGCTACCTAATGACGTGCCTCCATCTTCTCCTCCTCTGCCTACATCCCCACCTCCACCGCCACCTCCCCCTCCACCTCCCTCATTGCCCCTTCCTCCATCTGCAATATCTGATCCCTTCACTCACGATGGTGATTCAAAGGTTTATGTGGGTACACAT AATATTCAGGACAATTTGCAGCAATCTGTGGTTCAGCAGTCAGTTGCACCAAGGATCAACTCCTCGATTTCAGAGGCAGTGCATTATCAAGCTCCTGAAAGTAGAGATATTCAGATGCAGATGCAGATGCCTGACTCTGCTAATTCTAGCGGTTTTCGCAATTTTCCTGGTTCTCATCATCCCATGCGACCAGCAAATAATGTTCATCAGATGGATGGTGCTAACTTGCATAATAGGAATTATCACCTTCGACCGCCTCATTCTGCACCATCAAATCAATTCTCTTATGTTCAGGCAGATCAGCGAGTGCAGTCCAGGAGGGAGCCCCCTCCTCCCTACCCCAACAGATTCCATGGGGGGCAGAACATGGAGCCTGGAAATTTTTACAATGACCATGATGGAATGAAATTGGCCCCACATGAGTTTGGTGAGAACTGGAGGTTTTCTGGCCCCGGTTTTCATG GTCCATCATATCCTGACAAAGCCAAGATGACATATTCCCATTCCCATCCTCCATACAATGGCCCACCATGTGAGCCAACAAGAATACCAAACCAATGGTGGCCCTGTCCTCCCCGGCCCATGAATCACAGAAACTCCGTGCCTATAAGACCCACACCCTCTGAAGGCGCAATTCCAGTGGCAAGTAGAG GTCCCAACTATTGGCGACCAAGATGA